A region of Esox lucius isolate fEsoLuc1 chromosome 3, fEsoLuc1.pri, whole genome shotgun sequence DNA encodes the following proteins:
- the gpc1b gene encoding glypican-1 isoform X2, which translates to MEDSLSNLSRTEMEGLIRDAGRALQASLNGQYKAFDDYFLDLLNRSESVLQESYNAALGSLYTQNTRVFSDLYTELRRYYRGSNINLEEVLNEFWARLLEKLFKGANGQYLIGDDYLECVSKQSETLRPFGDIPHDLKVKVTRTFVPARSFVQGLVVSGEVVRKVSQVPLSPECMRAIMKMTYCPHCRSLPSARPCASYCANVLKGCLANQADLNTEWRNLVDALMQVAVRFEGVSGVEVVVLSLPARILEAVTTMLDNIDTFNTKVFQACGNPREGGTSSTSLEELKKRKKVTLKDMTAEARVEKLISDVAWRLRDMQTYWVSLPSTLCSDRVATGTQANDKCWNGMTRARYLPEVMGDGLASQINNPEVEIDITKPDMTIRQQIMQLKIMTNRIKNAFNGNDVDFQDTSDDVSGSGSGMCTDENCPRGPRFMAPSTDRPKLYAYAPENKKVVKGSTNHNLPFIALYLLSLVTLVLWR; encoded by the exons AGTGTCCTGCAAGAATCTTACAATGCTGCACTGGGTTCCCTGTACACGCAGAATACACGTGTGTTCTCAGACCTATACACGGAACTGAGACGGTACTATCGTGGTTCCAACATCAACCTAGAGGAGGTGCTCAATGAGTTTTGGGCCCGTCTGCTGGAGAAGCTGTTCAAAGGCGCCAACGGACAATACCTTATAG GGGATGATTACTTGGAGTGTGTGTCCAAGCAGTCGGAGACTTTACGACCCTTTGGTGACATACCCCATGACCTGAAGGTGAAAGTGACGCGTACATTTGTGCCAGCACGCTCCTTTGTCCAGGGTTTGGTCGTCAGTGGGGAGGTTGTTCGCAAGGTGTCACAG GTGCCCCTGAGCCCGGAATGCATGCGTGCCATCATGAAGATGACATACTGTCCCCACTGCCGCAGTTTGCCCTCTGCCAGGCCCTGTGCCAGCTACTGCGCCAACGTGCTTAAGGGTTGCCTTGCCAACCAGGCTGACCTGAACACAGAGTGGAGGAACCTAGTCG ATGCTCTGATGCAGGTGGCTGTCAGGTTTGAGGGCGTGTCCGGCGTGGAAGTAGTGGTCCTCTCCCTGCCTGCACGTATCTTAGAGGCTGTCACGACCATGTTGGACAACATAGACACCTTTAACACCAAG GTGTTCCAGGCCTGTGGGAAcccgagggagggaggaaccAGCAGCACCAGTTTGGAGGAACTGAAAAAGAGGAAGAAGGTTACATTGAAGGACATGACAGCTGAGGCCAGGGTGGAGAAACTG ataTCTGACGTGGCTTGGAGATTGAGAGATATGCAGACATACTGGGTCTCGTTACCCAGCACCCTCTGCAGTGATAGGGTGGCCACTGGAACCCAGGCTAACGACAAGTGCTGGAACGGGATGACCCGTGCAag GTACCTGCCAGAGGTGATGGGTGATGGTCTGGCAAGTCAAATCAACAACCCCGAAGTGGAGATCGACATCACTAAACCAGACATGACCATACGCCAGCAGATCATGCAGCTCAAGATCATGACCAACCGCATCAAGAACGCCTTCAATGGCAACGATGTAGACTTCCAGGACACCA GTGATGATGTCAGTGGTTCGGGGAGTGGGATGTGCACTGATGAAAACTGTCCCCGCGGGCCACGCTTCATGGCCCCTAGCACGGACAGACCCAAACTCTATGCCTATGCCCCGGAGAACAAGAAGGTTGTGAAAGGCTCAACTAACCACAACCTCCCCTTCATCGCCCTCTACCTACTCTCATTGGTCACACTGGTTCTCTGGCGATAA